The following coding sequences lie in one Myxococcales bacterium genomic window:
- a CDS encoding ERAP1-like C-terminal domain-containing protein, translating to MPAGSPGTPAAPPWQIPVCARAGGGTKTDAESITCTLLATEKGALALPSCPAWALPNDGASGYYRVGHSPALLAGLAAHMSRLTPAEKIALSGDVLAAARAGKADLGAFLGLVPALAKDSDVQVVEAALWPVATLRDTPLVTKATRREYATFVQRNFGARARTLGLRAKPNEDENTRWLRPGLVEVVADQGEDPALRAECGKLARAWLTDKNAIEPELVGTVLAIAARFGDRALFDALVREAKTTRDRRDRDYALGALGQFQEPALVSASLALVLDPGLDARETVRLLWSATRLPETVPLAYAFLKDHFDALVARLPRDTAAGFPNVGAAFCDDARRSEIEAFFGPRAARYVGGPRLYAQALENLHLCHTFRVAQEPKVTAFFTKKR from the coding sequence TTGCCCGCCGGCTCGCCGGGCACCCCGGCGGCGCCGCCTTGGCAGATCCCGGTCTGCGCGCGCGCGGGAGGCGGCACAAAAACAGATGCAGAATCAATAACTTGCACGCTCCTTGCCACCGAGAAGGGCGCCCTCGCCCTGCCCTCGTGCCCGGCGTGGGCGCTGCCCAACGACGGCGCGAGCGGCTACTACCGCGTGGGGCACTCGCCCGCGCTCCTCGCCGGGCTCGCCGCGCACATGAGCCGCCTCACGCCCGCCGAGAAGATCGCGCTCTCGGGGGACGTGCTCGCGGCCGCGCGCGCGGGCAAGGCCGACCTCGGCGCCTTCCTCGGGCTCGTCCCCGCCCTCGCGAAGGACTCCGACGTGCAGGTGGTCGAGGCCGCGCTCTGGCCCGTGGCGACCCTGCGCGACACCCCGCTCGTCACGAAGGCGACGCGCCGCGAATACGCCACGTTCGTGCAGCGCAACTTCGGCGCGCGCGCGCGGACCCTGGGGCTCCGCGCGAAGCCGAACGAAGACGAGAACACGCGCTGGCTCCGCCCCGGGCTCGTCGAGGTCGTGGCCGATCAAGGCGAGGACCCAGCGCTCCGCGCGGAGTGCGGGAAGCTCGCGCGCGCGTGGCTCACCGACAAGAACGCGATCGAGCCGGAGCTCGTCGGCACCGTGCTCGCGATCGCCGCGCGCTTCGGTGACCGCGCCCTCTTCGACGCCCTCGTGCGCGAGGCGAAGACCACGAGAGACCGCCGCGACCGCGACTACGCGCTCGGCGCCCTCGGCCAGTTTCAGGAGCCCGCGCTCGTCTCTGCGTCGCTCGCGCTCGTGCTCGACCCGGGCCTCGACGCGCGCGAGACCGTGCGCCTCTTGTGGAGCGCGACACGCCTCCCCGAGACCGTGCCGCTCGCGTACGCGTTCCTCAAGGACCACTTCGACGCGCTCGTCGCGAGGCTGCCGAGGGACACCGCCGCGGGCTTCCCCAACGTCGGGGCGGCCTTCTGCGACGACGCCCGCCGGAGCGAGATCGAGGCGTTCTTCGGTCCGCGCGCGGCGCGGTACGTCGGCGGTCCGCGCCTCTACGCGCAGGCGCTCGAGAACCTGCACCTCTGCCACACGTTTCGCGTCGCGCAGGAGCCCAAGGTGACCGCGTTCTTCACGAAGAAGCGCTGA
- the asnB gene encoding asparagine synthase (glutamine-hydrolyzing) — protein sequence MCGIAGIFARRQSKQAHTPTREELARMCGAMHHRGPDEFGVYRDARCGLAHARLSIIDLSTGQQPLANEDGTLWIAFNGEIFNYVELRAELETLGHTFHTKSDTEVIVHAYEAWGDDAFARMNGQWAVALWDEKQQKLVLCRDRVGVRPLYICEHEGRVFFGSEVKAIFAADASIPRAFDPIGIEQTFTFWSVVPPQTVFRGVEELRPGWVRTYTKAGEVSERPYWEPSYAEPNGTNAFKGSLEDATVAVREALEKATALRMLRADVQVGSYLSGGLDSSFIAALGLRAKGEKFATFSVGFEDAEYDETQYQRQMAERLGTEHHSIVVKRGDIARVFPDVIRYAERPVLRTAPAPLFLLSKLVHEAGIKVVLTGEGADEMFAGYDLFREGKVRRFWAKQPQSKSRPLLLDRLYPYLARSPVAQKAMAVQFFGKNLEGAGLPGFAHEARWRSTGALKRLFAPAVQAEVGARDVAAELLATLPPAFKRWSTLAQDQYLEIRTLLTGYLLSSQGDRMLMGNSVEGRFPFLDKDVIALADSLPAHYKLRVLDEKHILKRASRDLVPADILARKKQPYRAPDALSFVDEAGAPPEWAAALMSEAAIAEAGVFSVPSSQTLWKKCLARAASGQFSNADNMAVVGMLSTQLVHEHIVARPAAPRVVPIKTVIDRLA from the coding sequence ATGTGTGGGATTGCAGGAATTTTCGCGCGCAGGCAGAGCAAGCAGGCGCACACGCCGACGCGAGAGGAGCTCGCGCGCATGTGCGGGGCGATGCACCACCGCGGCCCCGACGAGTTCGGGGTCTACCGTGACGCGCGCTGTGGCCTCGCCCACGCGCGGCTCTCCATCATCGACCTCTCTACCGGCCAGCAGCCGCTCGCCAACGAAGACGGCACGCTGTGGATCGCCTTCAACGGCGAGATCTTCAACTACGTGGAGCTCCGCGCCGAGCTCGAGACCCTCGGCCACACGTTCCACACGAAGAGCGACACCGAGGTCATCGTCCACGCCTACGAGGCGTGGGGTGACGACGCCTTCGCGCGCATGAACGGCCAGTGGGCGGTGGCCCTCTGGGACGAGAAGCAGCAGAAGCTCGTGCTCTGCCGCGATCGCGTGGGCGTTCGCCCGCTCTACATTTGCGAGCACGAGGGGCGTGTGTTCTTCGGCAGCGAGGTGAAGGCCATCTTCGCGGCCGACGCGAGCATCCCTCGCGCCTTCGATCCGATCGGAATAGAGCAGACTTTTACCTTCTGGAGCGTCGTCCCGCCGCAGACCGTGTTCCGCGGAGTGGAGGAGCTCCGCCCGGGCTGGGTGCGCACGTACACCAAGGCAGGCGAGGTCAGCGAGCGGCCCTATTGGGAGCCGAGCTACGCCGAGCCCAACGGCACGAACGCCTTCAAGGGCTCCCTGGAGGACGCCACCGTCGCGGTGCGCGAGGCCCTCGAGAAGGCCACCGCGCTGCGCATGCTGCGCGCGGACGTGCAGGTCGGCAGCTATCTCTCGGGCGGCCTCGACAGCTCGTTCATTGCCGCCCTCGGCCTGCGCGCCAAGGGCGAGAAGTTCGCCACGTTCTCGGTCGGCTTCGAGGACGCGGAGTACGACGAGACGCAGTACCAGCGGCAGATGGCCGAGCGCCTCGGCACCGAGCACCACTCCATCGTGGTGAAGCGCGGCGACATCGCGCGGGTGTTCCCCGACGTGATCCGCTACGCCGAGCGCCCCGTCCTCCGCACCGCGCCCGCCCCGCTCTTCCTTCTCTCGAAGCTCGTGCACGAGGCCGGCATCAAGGTGGTGCTCACGGGCGAGGGCGCCGACGAGATGTTCGCCGGCTACGATCTGTTCCGCGAGGGCAAGGTGCGGCGCTTCTGGGCCAAGCAGCCGCAGTCGAAGTCACGACCGCTCCTGCTCGACCGGCTCTACCCGTATCTCGCGCGGTCGCCCGTGGCGCAGAAGGCGATGGCGGTGCAGTTCTTCGGCAAGAACCTGGAGGGAGCGGGCCTGCCGGGGTTCGCCCACGAGGCGCGGTGGCGGTCGACGGGCGCCCTGAAGCGCCTCTTCGCGCCCGCGGTGCAGGCCGAGGTGGGCGCGCGCGACGTCGCGGCCGAGCTCTTGGCCACCCTGCCGCCTGCGTTCAAGCGCTGGTCGACCCTGGCGCAAGACCAGTACCTCGAGATACGCACCCTGCTCACCGGCTACCTGCTCTCGTCGCAGGGCGACCGCATGCTCATGGGCAACAGCGTCGAAGGGCGCTTCCCGTTCCTCGACAAGGACGTCATCGCGCTCGCCGACTCGTTGCCTGCACACTACAAGCTTCGTGTCTTGGACGAGAAGCACATCCTGAAGCGCGCGAGCCGTGATCTCGTGCCCGCCGACATCCTCGCTCGCAAGAAGCAACCCTACCGTGCCCCCGACGCGCTCTCTTTCGTCGACGAGGCCGGCGCGCCGCCGGAGTGGGCCGCCGCGCTGATGAGCGAGGCCGCCATCGCCGAGGCGGGCGTGTTCTCCGTGCCGTCGTCGCAGACCCTCTGGAAGAAGTGCCTCGCGCGCGCGGCGAGCGGCCAGTTCTCGAACGCCGACAACATGGCGGTGGTCGGGATGCTCTCCACGCAGCTCGTGCACGAGCACATCGTGGCGCGTCCGGCCGCGCCTCGCGTGGTGCCCATCAAGACCGTGATTGACCGCCTCGCCTGA
- a CDS encoding acyl carrier protein — MSIQDDVRQFIVKNFYVADAAGLADDASLLDKGVIDSTGVLEVVAHLEEAYGIKVDDAELLPENLDSIARIAAFVQKKKG; from the coding sequence ATGAGCATTCAGGACGACGTCCGCCAGTTCATCGTGAAGAACTTCTACGTGGCCGACGCGGCGGGCCTCGCGGACGACGCCTCGCTCCTCGACAAGGGCGTCATCGACTCCACGGGTGTGCTCGAGGTCGTCGCGCACCTCGAGGAGGCCTACGGCATCAAGGTCGACGACGCGGAGCTCTTGCCCGAGAACCTCGACTCCATCGCGCGCATCGCCGCGTTCGTTCAGAAGAAGAAGGGCTAA
- a CDS encoding DUF2238 domain-containing protein, which produces MVATYRRRPLSHLVYVGTFLHVLVLVYGGFYSYAKTPLGEWARVAFHLSRNHYDRVGHLALGFFPALLAREVLVRHTPLVRGGWLAFLAWCVVFAFGAFWELLEWWTTLIVASDLGQAFLGSQGDVWDAQWDMFLVGVGGAVALAVMGKAHDRSMARVPS; this is translated from the coding sequence ATGGTGGCCACGTACCGACGGCGCCCCCTGTCGCACCTCGTGTACGTGGGCACGTTCCTCCACGTGCTCGTGCTCGTGTACGGAGGGTTCTACTCGTACGCCAAGACTCCGCTCGGCGAGTGGGCGCGGGTCGCGTTCCACCTCTCGCGCAACCACTACGATCGCGTCGGGCACCTCGCGCTCGGCTTCTTCCCGGCGCTCCTCGCGCGTGAGGTGCTGGTGAGGCACACGCCGCTCGTGCGCGGCGGCTGGCTCGCGTTCCTCGCGTGGTGCGTCGTGTTCGCGTTCGGCGCGTTCTGGGAGCTGCTCGAGTGGTGGACCACGCTGATCGTGGCGAGCGATCTCGGGCAGGCGTTCCTTGGCAGTCAGGGCGACGTCTGGGACGCGCAGTGGGACATGTTCCTCGTCGGCGTGGGCGGCGCGGTCGCGCTCGCGGTGATGGGCAAGGCCCACGACCGCTCGATGGCGCGCGTGCCCTCGTAG
- a CDS encoding amidohydrolase family protein produces MPARTATSAIAFAAAVALACACGKGPSSPAAAPSAPSAPSAPRALADVAFVDVTVLPLDADRALTHHTVLVAGDRIVALFPTGQAEQTLPPGVRVVDGRGKFLVPGLADLHTHLNHEEDLRLYVAHGITTVRNMWGAPVHLQWRREIAAGVRLGPTIVTAGPIVDGAEPAHDGSLVLRGPEGADEAVGLHRRMGYDFIKVYNGLSVASYGALAASARRSGLDVAGHTPDAVGLEGVLALEQRSVEHMHGLVDAVQPAGSPARGKRDRASRATKLALADHAQLPAIAEGLKARGVWSCPTRVVMDAWAPAAEVRRRLAQPEMKLVPAATRATWEPGPDDAEELARDAASVRLIDASVRAVHAAGGRLLAGTDPGNPLVVPGFALHDELAHLVRLGLTPYEALRVATRDAAELLHAEASVGTIAPGQRADVLLLDADPRADIHNTRAIAGVMVRGRWLPPSELQAMLTDVARTIDGEATAFVGLPAVALPGGPAAHAELEATFDVTWKGVHFGSERVVVGREENGSRRLRAQAFNAHSGQRMTLALDPDRLALESDGPQGRGALALERNPGGVGKARLTATRLSGLAVSREEVLAPGEALSAQGFVVSTILLGLRAADLPPNASREVRQREVSLGSEVEIAERAVLVTRVPDATLATARGSVAARRFEVVPAAGGRGPRSLLSVDARGWLVRAETRSHGAVLRFERR; encoded by the coding sequence GTGCCCGCGCGAACCGCCACCTCCGCGATCGCCTTCGCCGCCGCGGTCGCGCTCGCGTGTGCGTGCGGCAAGGGGCCGTCCTCGCCGGCCGCCGCGCCGTCCGCACCGTCCGCACCGTCCGCACCGCGCGCGCTCGCCGACGTGGCCTTCGTCGACGTCACGGTGCTGCCCCTCGACGCCGACCGCGCGCTCACGCACCACACCGTGCTCGTCGCGGGCGATCGGATCGTGGCGCTCTTCCCGACGGGGCAAGCGGAGCAGACGCTGCCGCCCGGCGTGCGCGTGGTCGACGGCCGAGGCAAGTTCCTGGTCCCGGGCCTCGCCGACCTGCACACCCACCTGAACCACGAGGAGGACCTGCGCCTCTACGTCGCGCACGGGATCACGACGGTGCGCAACATGTGGGGTGCGCCCGTGCATCTCCAGTGGCGTCGCGAGATCGCCGCGGGGGTGAGGCTGGGCCCCACGATCGTCACCGCCGGGCCGATCGTCGACGGCGCGGAGCCCGCCCACGATGGCAGCCTGGTGCTCCGTGGCCCCGAGGGGGCGGACGAGGCCGTCGGGCTACATCGCCGCATGGGTTACGATTTCATTAAGGTTTACAACGGCTTGTCCGTTGCGTCGTACGGCGCCCTCGCGGCGTCGGCCCGGCGCTCGGGCCTCGACGTCGCGGGCCACACGCCCGACGCCGTGGGCCTCGAGGGGGTCCTCGCCCTGGAGCAGCGCTCCGTCGAGCACATGCACGGCCTCGTCGACGCGGTGCAGCCTGCCGGCTCGCCCGCTCGGGGCAAGCGCGATCGCGCCTCGCGCGCCACGAAGCTCGCCCTCGCCGATCACGCTCAGCTCCCGGCGATCGCCGAGGGCCTCAAGGCGCGCGGCGTGTGGAGCTGCCCCACGCGGGTGGTCATGGACGCGTGGGCCCCCGCGGCGGAGGTGCGACGGCGGCTCGCGCAGCCCGAGATGAAGCTCGTTCCCGCGGCGACGCGCGCCACGTGGGAGCCGGGCCCCGACGACGCCGAGGAGCTCGCGCGCGACGCGGCCTCGGTGCGCCTCATCGACGCGTCGGTGCGTGCGGTGCACGCGGCCGGCGGCCGGCTGCTCGCGGGCACCGATCCGGGCAACCCGCTCGTGGTGCCCGGGTTCGCGCTGCACGACGAGCTCGCGCACCTCGTGCGTCTCGGGCTCACGCCCTACGAGGCGCTCCGCGTGGCCACGCGCGACGCCGCGGAGCTCCTCCACGCCGAGGCCTCGGTGGGCACGATCGCGCCAGGCCAACGGGCCGATGTGCTGTTGCTCGACGCCGATCCGCGCGCCGACATCCACAACACGCGGGCGATCGCCGGCGTCATGGTACGAGGCCGCTGGCTGCCCCCGAGCGAGCTCCAGGCGATGCTTACGGACGTGGCTCGCACGATCGACGGCGAGGCCACGGCGTTCGTGGGCCTCCCTGCCGTCGCCCTCCCAGGCGGCCCAGCCGCGCACGCGGAGCTCGAGGCCACGTTCGACGTCACCTGGAAGGGCGTCCACTTCGGGAGCGAGCGGGTCGTGGTGGGGCGCGAGGAGAACGGATCGCGTCGACTGCGCGCGCAGGCGTTCAACGCCCACAGCGGCCAGCGCATGACGCTGGCATTGGACCCGGATCGCCTCGCCCTCGAGAGCGACGGCCCGCAGGGGCGCGGGGCCCTCGCGCTCGAACGCAACCCTGGGGGAGTGGGCAAAGCGCGCCTCACCGCCACGAGGCTCTCGGGGCTCGCGGTCTCGCGCGAAGAGGTCCTCGCGCCGGGTGAGGCGTTGAGCGCCCAAGGCTTCGTCGTGTCGACGATCCTCCTCGGGCTCCGCGCGGCAGACCTCCCGCCGAACGCGTCGCGCGAGGTGAGGCAGCGCGAGGTGTCGCTCGGCTCTGAGGTCGAGATCGCGGAGCGCGCGGTGCTCGTCACGCGCGTGCCCGACGCGACCCTGGCGACCGCGCGGGGCTCGGTCGCCGCGCGGCGCTTCGAGGTGGTCCCGGCGGCGGGCGGGCGTGGTCCGAGGTCGCTGCTCTCGGTCGACGCGCGCGGGTGGCTCGTGCGCGCGGAGACGCGCTCGCATGGCGCGGTGCTGCGGTTCGAGCGCCGCTGA